A part of Vicinamibacteria bacterium genomic DNA contains:
- a CDS encoding glutaminyl-peptide cyclotransferase, translating to MTAVLGFAVVVSSAVCADAPVYTYKVKNVYPHDPGAFTQGLVYQDGGFYESTGLRGRSSLRFVDLETGRVQKKASLLPMFFGEGIAVLGNRIYQLTWTSQVGFVYDKDSLEIIREFRYGIEGWGMTHDGKRLIVSDGSSELYFWDPDTLVETGRITVKDGGTPVLNLNELEYIEGEIWANIWQDDRIVRVSPESGDVLGWIDLSGLLSPGDRRGTEDVLNGIAYDAIRQRIFVTGKLWPRLFEIEIVPSKP from the coding sequence ATGACCGCCGTTCTCGGATTCGCAGTCGTTGTCTCGTCTGCGGTGTGTGCCGACGCGCCGGTTTACACCTATAAGGTCAAGAACGTCTATCCCCACGATCCCGGGGCCTTCACCCAAGGTCTCGTCTATCAGGACGGCGGTTTTTACGAGAGCACCGGCCTGCGCGGACGCTCGTCCTTGCGATTCGTGGATCTGGAGACTGGGAGAGTTCAGAAGAAAGCCTCGCTCCTTCCCATGTTCTTCGGCGAGGGGATCGCGGTGCTGGGCAATCGAATCTACCAGCTGACCTGGACGTCGCAGGTCGGCTTCGTGTACGACAAAGACTCCCTCGAGATCATCCGCGAGTTTCGATACGGGATCGAAGGCTGGGGCATGACCCACGACGGCAAACGCCTGATCGTGAGCGACGGATCCTCGGAGCTCTATTTTTGGGATCCCGACACGCTCGTCGAGACCGGACGGATCACCGTCAAAGATGGAGGCACCCCGGTTCTCAATTTGAACGAGCTCGAGTACATCGAAGGCGAGATCTGGGCCAACATCTGGCAGGATGACCGAATCGTGAGAGTCTCGCCCGAGTCGGGCGATGTGCTCGGATGGATCGACTTGTCGGGACTCCTGTCGCCGGGAGATCGTCGCGGGACGGAAGACGTTTTGAACGGTATCGCCTACGACGCGATTCGGCAGCGCATATTCGTCACGGGCAAACTGTGGCCCAGGCTGTTCGAGATCGAGATCGTGCCGTCGAAACCTTGA
- a CDS encoding response regulator, translating to MWNERTASGGQRILLAEDDSELRAVIGYSLGLDGHEVVAMANGVELASWLSVSPRADVIISDVKMPGPSGLEVLARFRRTDSSTPFVLMTAFGSANFHHDAQLLGATALIDKPFDMDDLRALIRGLVPPDDAGSTGASSKVVRQLPAG from the coding sequence ATGTGGAACGAACGGACGGCATCCGGCGGGCAACGGATCCTCCTGGCTGAAGACGACTCCGAGCTTCGTGCGGTCATTGGCTACAGCCTGGGGCTGGATGGTCACGAGGTGGTTGCCATGGCCAACGGAGTCGAGCTTGCCTCGTGGCTTTCGGTCTCGCCACGCGCGGACGTCATCATCTCGGACGTGAAAATGCCGGGCCCGAGCGGGCTCGAAGTGCTGGCGCGGTTCAGGCGGACCGATTCCTCCACGCCGTTCGTTCTCATGACCGCTTTCGGGAGCGCCAACTTCCACCACGACGCACAGCTTTTGGGAGCCACGGCTCTCATCGATAAACCATTTGATATGGATGACCTTAGAGCTCTCATACGGGGGCTGGTGCCGCCAGACGATGCGGGTTCGACCGGCGCGAGCTCTAAGGTCGTCCGCCAGCTTCCAGCAGGCTGA
- a CDS encoding nucleotidyl transferase AbiEii/AbiGii toxin family protein, with product MEPKRPEHLSEFARISLEALAEAGLGQLLSLGGAIGLLHYLDYRETHDVDAWWAVAAGHEERERVLAVVEDALAPYGEIRRRSWGDVVSIDLREGGKTVFNFQIAARSAQLEPTRVAPWVDVSLDSLTDVLASKMVALVERGAPRDFRDVFAVCRASLATAEECWGLWRRRQELAGSDTGAHRARLAIETHLERISRHRPLEAIEDATQREEVAILRQWFVKEFLDALRD from the coding sequence ATGGAGCCGAAGCGACCCGAGCACTTATCGGAGTTTGCGCGCATCTCGCTCGAAGCCCTGGCGGAGGCAGGTCTCGGTCAACTTTTGTCGCTCGGCGGCGCGATCGGGCTCCTTCACTACCTCGACTACCGCGAGACACATGACGTGGATGCTTGGTGGGCGGTGGCCGCAGGACATGAGGAGCGCGAGCGCGTGCTTGCCGTCGTCGAAGACGCCCTCGCACCGTACGGCGAAATCAGGCGACGCAGCTGGGGCGATGTCGTGAGTATCGACTTGCGTGAAGGGGGAAAGACGGTCTTCAACTTCCAGATCGCAGCTCGCTCGGCCCAACTCGAGCCAACCCGCGTTGCCCCATGGGTCGATGTATCCCTCGATTCCCTGACTGACGTTTTGGCCAGCAAGATGGTGGCTCTTGTGGAGCGCGGCGCCCCCCGTGACTTTCGCGACGTCTTCGCGGTCTGCCGAGCTAGCCTCGCAACCGCCGAGGAGTGCTGGGGGCTTTGGCGGCGGCGGCAGGAGTTGGCAGGAAGCGACACCGGTGCGCACCGCGCCCGCCTTGCCATCGAAACACACCTGGAGAGGATCTCCCGCCATCGACCGCTCGAAGCGATCGAAGATGCTACACAACGGGAAGAAGTCGCGATCCTAAGGCAATGGTTCGTCAAGGAGTTCCTGGATGCCCTTCGAGATTGA
- a CDS encoding sodium:solute symporter family protein, with protein sequence MDSWLIVFLVTIGYLAVSLTVGLMSGGKASRGTEGYVAGDRNLGFVLLYFILGASIFSAFAFLGGPGWAYSRGAASFYIIAYGTVGLLPWYFLGPRIASLGREFGYVTQAELFAHRYRSTFVSAILAVISFIAFVPYLVLQMQGAGYVFSVVTEGRIPEWGGAAIAYAVVLIYVFRSGVMGVAWTNTFQGILMMALAWGLGLYLPYKLHGGIGPMFEELARTAPEMLAAPGLDATGKAWTWGGFSSSIAISVFGFGVWPHYFMKIYTARSIRTLKKMIVFYPTFQIFLVPIMFIGFSGVTAFPGVDPPDTILPTIVTSMELPPLVVGMFCAGALAASMSSGDAIVHAAASVLVKDFYRKLRKAPLEDEKETRLIRILVIAIGALAFYFALFSSASLVFLLLLSYGFIAQIFPPLIAAFFWSRSTRPGVIAGLLTGCAVTILWNLVPALQWQDIHPGIWGLAAHVVVLIAVSLGTHPMDRDHVRQFIDT encoded by the coding sequence ATGGATAGCTGGCTCATCGTCTTCCTGGTGACGATCGGCTATCTCGCGGTGTCGCTGACGGTCGGCCTCATGTCGGGCGGGAAGGCGTCGCGGGGCACCGAAGGTTACGTCGCCGGCGATCGCAACCTGGGTTTCGTCCTGCTGTATTTCATCCTCGGGGCCTCGATCTTCAGTGCCTTCGCTTTTCTGGGAGGGCCCGGCTGGGCGTACTCGCGAGGGGCGGCGTCGTTCTACATCATCGCTTACGGCACGGTCGGGCTCCTCCCCTGGTACTTCCTCGGGCCGCGAATCGCTTCGCTGGGAAGGGAGTTCGGCTACGTCACTCAAGCGGAGCTGTTCGCTCACCGCTACCGGAGCACCTTCGTTTCCGCCATCCTCGCGGTCATCAGCTTCATCGCCTTCGTCCCCTACCTCGTACTCCAGATGCAAGGCGCAGGATACGTGTTCTCCGTCGTCACCGAGGGACGGATTCCCGAGTGGGGTGGCGCGGCGATCGCCTACGCCGTGGTGCTGATCTACGTCTTTCGCAGCGGGGTCATGGGCGTTGCCTGGACCAACACGTTTCAGGGCATCCTGATGATGGCGCTCGCCTGGGGCCTCGGCCTGTACCTTCCCTACAAGCTGCATGGGGGCATTGGGCCCATGTTCGAGGAGCTGGCACGTACGGCGCCGGAGATGCTGGCCGCTCCCGGCCTGGACGCCACGGGCAAGGCCTGGACGTGGGGCGGCTTCTCGAGCTCGATCGCGATATCCGTCTTCGGTTTCGGCGTCTGGCCTCACTATTTCATGAAGATCTATACGGCACGGAGCATCCGCACCCTGAAGAAGATGATCGTGTTCTATCCCACCTTTCAAATATTTCTCGTGCCGATCATGTTCATCGGCTTCTCCGGCGTGACGGCTTTTCCCGGGGTCGATCCGCCCGACACGATCCTTCCGACCATCGTGACCTCGATGGAGCTCCCCCCGCTGGTCGTGGGTATGTTCTGTGCCGGAGCGCTCGCGGCTTCGATGTCGTCGGGCGACGCCATCGTACATGCCGCCGCTTCGGTGCTCGTAAAAGACTTCTACCGGAAGCTGAGAAAGGCGCCGCTCGAAGACGAGAAGGAGACGCGCCTCATCCGGATCCTCGTCATCGCCATCGGCGCCCTGGCGTTCTACTTCGCCCTGTTCTCGAGCGCCTCGCTCGTCTTCCTGCTTCTTTTGTCCTACGGCTTCATCGCCCAGATATTCCCACCGCTGATCGCTGCTTTCTTCTGGAGTCGCTCGACGCGACCCGGCGTCATCGCCGGACTGCTGACTGGCTGCGCGGTCACGATTCTGTGGAACCTCGTTCCCGCTCTTCAGTGGCAGGATATCCATCCCGGAATCTGGGGGCTCGCGGCGCACGTTGTTGTATTGATCGCGGTCTCGCTGGGAACGCATCCCATGGACCGGGACCATGTGCGCCAATTCATCGACACGTGA
- a CDS encoding OmpA family protein, which yields MTKMITGILAVAVSGLAAAGCGNKKNAAIGGPPAAVPERTAAARPTPAPEKPTANAFDEESWFRTATLDELQKKLSDVYFDYDRSDLRGEARQTIQNNSEWLMKPYNTVLIEVEGHCDERGTLDYNLALGERRSSSVADYLMGLGLPRHRLRIVSYGKERPQCTMGGEDCWRRNRRAHFRIASKGVGD from the coding sequence ATGACCAAGATGATCACCGGGATCCTTGCCGTCGCCGTGAGCGGGCTGGCTGCAGCCGGCTGTGGCAACAAGAAGAATGCGGCGATCGGGGGGCCACCGGCCGCCGTTCCCGAACGGACCGCAGCGGCTCGTCCGACACCTGCTCCGGAAAAGCCTACGGCGAACGCGTTCGACGAGGAAAGCTGGTTCCGCACGGCAACTCTGGACGAGCTTCAGAAGAAGCTCTCCGACGTGTACTTCGATTACGACCGGTCCGATCTCAGGGGCGAGGCACGGCAAACGATTCAGAACAACTCAGAGTGGCTCATGAAGCCTTACAACACGGTCCTCATCGAGGTCGAAGGGCACTGCGATGAACGTGGCACACTGGATTACAACCTCGCGCTGGGTGAGCGCCGATCGAGCTCGGTCGCGGATTACCTGATGGGCCTGGGCCTGCCGAGGCACCGGCTTCGAATCGTCAGCTACGGGAAAGAACGCCCGCAATGCACGATGGGCGGCGAAGATTGTTGGCGAAGGAATCGCCGGGCACATTTTCGCATCGCCTCCAAAGGCGTCGGCGATTAG
- a CDS encoding response regulator: protein MSSEPTPGADKVRRILLAEDDAALRVLLEMSLRAEGYEVIPAVDGLELSALIAAFPVVDLVIADVRMPGRSGLDVLSRFRSHDLTTPFVLITSFGSEELHAEARRLGATAVFDKPFDLDELRLVVRRLAPIGAIGPRRSDPDLIRSADSRRRLHDSNV, encoded by the coding sequence ATGTCCAGCGAACCCACGCCCGGCGCGGACAAAGTGCGGCGCATTTTGCTGGCGGAAGATGACGCTGCGCTTCGCGTTCTTCTGGAGATGAGCCTTCGCGCCGAGGGATACGAAGTCATTCCCGCGGTCGACGGGCTCGAGCTCAGCGCGCTCATTGCCGCGTTTCCGGTCGTCGACCTCGTGATCGCCGACGTTCGCATGCCGGGGCGGAGCGGACTCGACGTCCTGTCGCGGTTTCGGAGTCACGATCTCACGACGCCGTTCGTACTCATTACTTCCTTCGGAAGCGAAGAGCTACACGCCGAGGCGCGTCGTCTGGGCGCGACGGCGGTTTTCGACAAACCTTTCGACCTCGACGAACTGAGGCTGGTCGTCCGCCGCCTGGCTCCGATCGGTGCCATCGGGCCACGTCGGAGCGATCCTGACCTCATCCGTTCCGCCGACAGCCGCCGTCGGCTTCACGATTCCAATGTCTAG